A window from Actinomycetospora corticicola encodes these proteins:
- the mshC gene encoding cysteine--1-D-myo-inosityl 2-amino-2-deoxy-alpha-D-glucopyranoside ligase codes for MQSWSGVDVPQVPGTPPPLRLFDTSTGEIRPTSPAASGARMYVCGITPYDATHLGHAATYLAFDLVNRCWRDAGYDVHYVQNVTDIDDPLLERAERDSDDWVVLGMRETALFREDMESLRVLPPRHYIGAVEAMDEITELVGKLLASGAAYRADDPEHPDVYFDHTTTADFGYVSRYSTAEMERIFPERGGDPDRRGKRHPLDALLWRTAREGEPSWSSDLGDGRPGWHVECTAIAMNRLGDAFDVQGGGSDLAFPHHEFGSAHGEALTGIHPMARHYCHAGMIGLDGEKMSKSKGNLVFVSRLRADRVDPMAVRLALLSGHWRTDRSWTAELLTGGQARLHRWREAVSLDATPDPTETVEKVRGHLADDLDSPGALAAVDAWADEALRRPGSGTVPDGGSRAAGAIDALLGITLR; via the coding sequence ATGCAATCGTGGTCTGGAGTCGACGTCCCCCAGGTGCCCGGCACCCCGCCCCCGTTGCGGTTGTTCGACACCTCCACCGGCGAGATCCGACCCACCTCGCCGGCCGCGTCCGGGGCCCGGATGTACGTCTGCGGCATCACCCCGTACGACGCGACGCACCTCGGGCACGCCGCGACCTACCTCGCCTTCGACCTGGTCAACCGGTGCTGGCGCGACGCCGGGTACGACGTGCACTACGTCCAGAACGTCACCGACATCGACGACCCCCTCCTCGAGCGGGCGGAGCGCGACTCCGACGACTGGGTCGTGCTCGGGATGCGCGAGACGGCGCTGTTCCGCGAGGACATGGAGTCGCTGCGCGTGCTCCCCCCGCGGCACTACATCGGCGCGGTCGAGGCGATGGACGAGATCACCGAGCTGGTCGGCAAGCTGCTCGCCTCCGGCGCCGCCTACCGCGCCGACGACCCCGAGCACCCCGACGTCTACTTCGACCACACCACGACGGCGGACTTCGGCTACGTCTCGCGCTACTCGACGGCGGAGATGGAGCGGATCTTCCCGGAGCGCGGCGGCGACCCCGACCGGCGCGGCAAGCGCCACCCGCTCGACGCCCTGCTCTGGCGCACCGCTCGCGAGGGTGAGCCGTCCTGGTCCTCCGACCTCGGCGACGGCCGGCCGGGCTGGCACGTCGAGTGCACCGCGATCGCGATGAACCGCCTCGGCGACGCCTTCGACGTCCAGGGCGGCGGGTCCGACCTCGCCTTCCCGCACCACGAGTTCGGGTCCGCGCACGGCGAGGCCCTCACCGGGATCCATCCCATGGCCCGGCACTACTGCCACGCCGGGATGATCGGGCTCGACGGCGAGAAGATGTCGAAGTCGAAGGGCAACCTCGTCTTCGTCTCCCGCCTGCGCGCCGACCGGGTCGACCCCATGGCCGTGCGCCTCGCGCTGCTCTCGGGCCACTGGCGCACCGACCGCTCCTGGACCGCGGAGCTCCTCACCGGCGGGCAGGCACGCCTGCACCGGTGGCGCGAGGCGGTCTCGCTGGACGCGACGCCCGACCCGACGGAGACCGTCGAGAAGGTGCGCGGTCACCTCGCCGACGACCTCGACAGCCCCGGGGCGCTCGCCGCGGTCGACGCGTGGGCCGACGAGGCCCTGCGTCGTCCCGGCTCGGGCACCGTTCCCGACGGCGGGTCCCGGGCGGCGGGTGCGATCGACGCGCTGCTGGGCATCACCCTGCGCTGA
- a CDS encoding DUF2237 family protein, with product MARNVLGGELADCSHDPVTGFYRDGCCETGPDDAGVHTVCARVTAEFLEFSAARGNDLTRSDANFPGLTPGDRWCLCAGRWKEALDGGVAPPVVLEATHARTLEWVDLDDLRAHAITE from the coding sequence ATGGCCCGCAACGTGCTCGGTGGCGAGCTCGCCGACTGCAGCCACGACCCCGTCACCGGCTTCTACCGGGACGGCTGCTGCGAGACCGGCCCCGACGACGCCGGGGTGCACACGGTCTGCGCTCGGGTCACCGCCGAGTTCCTGGAGTTCTCGGCGGCCCGGGGCAACGACCTCACCCGGTCCGACGCGAACTTCCCCGGCCTCACGCCCGGCGATCGCTGGTGCCTGTGCGCGGGCCGGTGGAAGGAGGCCCTCGACGGCGGGGTCGCCCCGCCGGTCGTGCTCGAGGCCACCCACGCCCGGACGCTGGAGTGGGTGGACCTCGACGACCTGCGCGCGCACGCGATCACCGAGTAG
- the eccB gene encoding type VII secretion protein EccB: protein MSRPAPPATAAQARARRGAVRRLDQALVERDPHADRDPEHSRRRAVVVGAVLAVLGLAAAAVVGLARGDTDWRAATIVRGVPSGALYVVAREPSPRLVPTTDLSSARLLAADVDPRRADPAARLAPADPTPVRDDALAGVERTGTVGLAGAPAVLPDTATPAAPDVWAVCDVPAGAGVRAIVLGGEPALGRTLTAGESLLLRGDDGRTWLVGDGRRAAVDPAAGAVVRGLGIAGIPARPAGSALLGSLPEGAPLVPPGIPGAGLAPTDPTTRALGLPVGAVARVGGATPGVGRFLVVLDGGVQEVPDVVAELIRFASPGADPRVAELPAALVDRLPRRVGVDLGAYPRTFPRVLGVEDAPVACAAPTVGGATTVAVAGTLPAPVPPTPLGEPGATGPVTAVRVAGAGAYVVPVGPGEPFDPDRGVVVDQVGRVFPVAGRSAAAALGLGDPRPAPRSVVGLLPRGPVLSAEAARTLR from the coding sequence GTGTCCCGCCCCGCGCCCCCCGCGACCGCCGCGCAGGCCCGTGCGCGGCGCGGGGCGGTGCGGCGGCTGGACCAGGCCCTCGTCGAGCGGGACCCGCACGCGGACCGGGATCCGGAGCACTCCCGCCGTCGTGCGGTGGTGGTCGGAGCCGTGCTCGCAGTCCTGGGGCTGGCCGCGGCGGCCGTGGTCGGCCTGGCCCGCGGGGACACCGACTGGCGCGCCGCGACCATCGTGCGCGGCGTGCCCAGCGGCGCGCTCTACGTGGTGGCGCGCGAGCCCTCGCCCCGCCTGGTGCCCACCACCGACCTCAGCTCGGCGCGCCTGCTCGCCGCCGACGTCGATCCCCGGCGGGCCGACCCGGCCGCGCGACTCGCCCCCGCCGATCCCACCCCCGTCCGGGACGACGCCCTGGCCGGGGTCGAGCGCACCGGGACGGTGGGCCTGGCCGGCGCACCCGCGGTGCTGCCGGACACCGCGACCCCCGCGGCGCCCGACGTCTGGGCGGTCTGCGACGTGCCCGCGGGCGCGGGCGTGCGGGCGATCGTGCTCGGCGGCGAACCCGCGCTCGGCCGGACCCTGACGGCGGGGGAGTCGTTGCTGCTGCGCGGCGACGACGGGCGGACGTGGTTGGTCGGCGACGGCCGGCGGGCGGCGGTCGACCCCGCGGCCGGGGCCGTGGTGCGCGGCCTGGGCATCGCCGGGATCCCCGCCCGCCCCGCCGGGAGCGCCCTGCTCGGCTCGCTGCCGGAGGGCGCGCCGCTGGTGCCGCCGGGCATTCCCGGGGCGGGCCTCGCCCCGACCGACCCGACCACGCGCGCCCTCGGCCTCCCCGTCGGGGCGGTCGCCCGGGTCGGTGGGGCCACGCCCGGGGTCGGCCGGTTCCTGGTCGTGCTCGACGGCGGGGTGCAGGAGGTGCCCGACGTCGTCGCCGAGCTCATCCGCTTCGCGTCCCCGGGCGCCGATCCCCGGGTCGCCGAACTCCCCGCCGCCCTGGTAGACCGCCTGCCGCGGCGCGTGGGCGTCGACCTCGGCGCCTACCCCCGCACCTTCCCGCGCGTCCTCGGCGTGGAGGACGCGCCGGTGGCCTGCGCCGCGCCGACGGTCGGAGGCGCCACCACCGTCGCGGTGGCCGGGACCCTGCCCGCGCCGGTGCCGCCGACCCCGCTCGGCGAGCCCGGCGCTACGGGGCCGGTCACGGCGGTGCGGGTGGCCGGGGCCGGCGCGTACGTGGTGCCGGTCGGGCCGGGGGAGCCGTTCGACCCCGACCGCGGCGTGGTCGTCGACCAGGTCGGCCGGGTCTTCCCGGTGGCGGGTCGCTCCGCGGCCGCCGCGCTCGGGCTGGGCGACCCCCGCCCGGCTCCCCGCAGCGTGGTCGGCCTGCTGCCGCGGGGCCCGGTCCTGTCCGCCGAGGCGGCGCGGACCCTCCGCTGA
- a CDS encoding PAC2 family protein: MLCAFEGWNDAGDAASTAVEHLTLNWDATELGAIDPEDYYDFQVSRPTVRLVDGISRAIDWPTTRFTLCRPPGSERDLVLVRGIEPNMRWRSFVGEIVAKAEELGVTTVITLGALLADTPHTRPVPVTGSSFDKESAARYGLSSSRYQGPTGITGVLNDACVQAGIPAISFWAAVPHYVSQPPAPKATIALLQRVEEVLDVEVPLGALPEQAEKWERTVSEMADEDDEVREYVKALEEAGDAESDLQEASGDEIAADFERYLRRRDPGGPDDVAGGPSLGGPWER, translated from the coding sequence ATGCTGTGTGCGTTCGAGGGATGGAACGACGCCGGGGACGCCGCCAGCACGGCCGTGGAGCACCTCACGCTGAACTGGGATGCCACGGAACTGGGTGCGATCGACCCCGAGGACTACTACGATTTCCAGGTCTCGCGCCCGACCGTGCGGTTGGTCGACGGGATCAGCCGGGCGATCGACTGGCCCACCACGCGGTTCACGCTCTGCCGCCCGCCCGGTTCGGAGCGCGATCTCGTGCTCGTGCGCGGCATCGAGCCCAACATGCGCTGGCGGTCCTTCGTGGGCGAGATCGTGGCCAAGGCCGAGGAGCTCGGCGTCACCACGGTGATCACGCTCGGGGCCCTCCTGGCCGACACCCCGCACACCCGCCCGGTTCCCGTGACCGGCTCGTCGTTCGACAAGGAGTCGGCGGCCCGCTACGGCCTGTCCAGCTCCCGCTACCAGGGTCCGACCGGCATCACCGGGGTCCTCAACGACGCCTGCGTCCAGGCGGGCATCCCCGCCATCTCCTTCTGGGCCGCGGTGCCGCACTACGTCTCGCAGCCGCCCGCCCCGAAGGCGACGATCGCGCTGCTGCAGCGCGTCGAGGAGGTCCTCGACGTCGAGGTCCCGCTCGGGGCGCTGCCCGAGCAGGCCGAGAAGTGGGAGCGCACGGTCTCGGAGATGGCCGACGAGGACGACGAGGTCCGCGAGTACGTCAAGGCCCTCGAGGAGGCCGGCGACGCCGAGTCCGACCTCCAGGAGGCGTCGGGCGACGAGATCGCGGCCGACTTCGAGCGCTACCTGCGCCGGCGCGACCCGGGCGGTCCGGACGACGTCGCCGGTGGCCCGAGCCTCGGCGGTCCCTGGGAGCGGTAG
- the metH gene encoding methionine synthase yields the protein MTTPSESPFLTALHSRVLIGDGAMGTALQDQDLTLEDFQDLEGCNEILNVSRPDAVKQVHLGHLDAGADVIESNTFGTNWPNLNEYDIPERIYELSLAGTKIAREAADEFATADRPRFVFGSNGPGTKLPTLGHAPYAKLRDAYVESVLGQLEGGADAILVETCQDLLQSKAAILGAYRAMEQYGRRVPVICHVTVELTGTMLVGSEITAALTALEPLGIDGIGLNCATGPAEMSEHLRALSRQSRIPVTVMPNAGLPELGPNGPEYPLQPQELADYCASFITDYGLQLVGGCCGTTNEHVRALAETCRDLTPTPRDPKPEPGISSMYHSVPFRQDAGLLMIGERSNANGSKAFREAMVAEDYEKCVDIAKAQTREGAHWMDLCIDYVGRDGTADMDRLAHDVSTASTLPVVLDSTEPEVLEAGLEQLGGRSAVNSVNYEDGDGPDSRFMKIMKIAKEHGAAIVGLCIDEEGQARTAEWKTRIAFRLIEDLNTNWGIRTEDIIIDCLTFPISTGQEEVRKDGIETINAIKQLKERYPEVQTTLGLSNISFGLNPAARQVLNSVFLSECVDAGLDTAIVNSAKILPMSQIQEDQRQAALDLVYDRRTEDHDPLQHFMNLFEGVSAQSSKDQRAEELAAMPLFERLAQRIVDGNRNGLEEDLNAGMEEKDPLEIINTDLLGGMKVVGELFGAGKMQLPFVLASAEVMKAAVAHLEPHMEATENSGKGKILLATVKGDVHDIGKNLVDIILSNNGYDVVNIGIKQPINAILEAAEENKVDAIGMSGLLVKSTVVMKDNLKEMNDRGIAEKYPVLLGGAALTRSYVENDLGELYQGDVRYAKDAFEGLRLMDSVMTGEGPSEDEKAKAAERKERRERSERIKAKRDAEREESEDVDPDAISDVARRIEVPQPPFWGTRVVRGVRLADYAALLDERATFFGQWGLRGSKGGDGPSYEELVETEGRPRMRYWLDRLQSEGILAHAAIVAGYFPVISEGQDVVVLDEAKPEAKELHRFSFPRQKRDRRLCLADFFRTREEATELGSVDVMPMNLVTMGQPIADFANELFAANSYRDYLEVHGLGVQLTEAMAEFWHRRVREELTFADGSTMADQDPADVNEYFKLGYRGARYSLGYGACPNVEDRAKIVELLDPSRIGVELSEEDQLHPEQSTDALVVHHPEAKYFNA from the coding sequence ATGACTACCCCGAGTGAGTCACCTTTCCTGACAGCCCTGCACTCCCGCGTACTCATCGGTGACGGCGCGATGGGAACGGCCCTGCAGGACCAGGATCTGACCCTCGAGGACTTCCAGGATCTCGAGGGCTGCAACGAGATTCTGAACGTGTCCCGCCCGGACGCCGTCAAGCAGGTCCACCTCGGCCACCTCGACGCCGGCGCCGACGTCATCGAGTCCAACACCTTCGGGACCAACTGGCCGAACCTCAACGAGTACGACATCCCCGAGCGGATCTACGAGCTGTCGCTGGCCGGCACGAAGATCGCCCGGGAGGCGGCCGACGAGTTCGCGACCGCCGACCGCCCGCGCTTCGTCTTCGGCTCCAACGGCCCCGGCACCAAGCTGCCGACCCTCGGCCACGCCCCGTACGCGAAGCTGCGCGACGCCTACGTCGAGTCGGTCCTCGGCCAGCTCGAGGGCGGCGCCGACGCGATCCTCGTCGAGACCTGCCAGGACCTCCTGCAGTCCAAGGCCGCGATCCTCGGCGCCTACCGCGCGATGGAGCAGTACGGCCGCCGCGTCCCCGTCATCTGCCACGTCACCGTCGAGCTCACCGGCACCATGCTGGTCGGCTCCGAGATCACGGCGGCCCTGACGGCGCTCGAGCCGCTCGGCATCGACGGCATCGGCCTGAACTGCGCCACCGGCCCGGCCGAGATGAGCGAGCACCTCCGGGCGCTCTCCCGGCAGTCCCGCATCCCGGTCACGGTCATGCCGAACGCCGGCCTGCCCGAGCTCGGCCCGAACGGCCCCGAGTACCCGCTGCAGCCCCAGGAGCTCGCGGACTACTGCGCCTCGTTCATCACCGACTACGGCCTGCAGCTCGTCGGCGGCTGCTGCGGCACCACGAACGAGCACGTCCGGGCGCTCGCGGAGACCTGCCGCGACCTCACGCCGACGCCCCGCGACCCGAAGCCCGAGCCGGGCATCTCCTCGATGTACCACTCGGTGCCGTTCCGCCAGGACGCCGGCCTGCTGATGATCGGCGAGCGCTCGAACGCGAACGGCTCGAAGGCGTTCCGCGAGGCGATGGTCGCCGAGGACTACGAGAAGTGCGTGGACATCGCCAAGGCGCAGACCCGTGAGGGCGCGCACTGGATGGACCTCTGCATCGACTACGTCGGCCGCGACGGCACGGCGGACATGGACCGGCTCGCCCACGACGTCTCGACCGCCTCGACGCTCCCCGTCGTGCTCGACTCCACCGAGCCCGAGGTGCTGGAGGCCGGCCTGGAGCAGCTCGGCGGCCGCTCCGCGGTCAACTCGGTGAACTACGAGGACGGCGACGGCCCCGACTCGCGGTTCATGAAGATCATGAAGATCGCGAAGGAGCACGGCGCCGCGATCGTCGGTCTCTGCATCGACGAGGAGGGCCAGGCCCGTACCGCGGAGTGGAAGACCCGGATCGCGTTCCGCCTCATCGAGGACCTGAACACCAACTGGGGCATCCGCACCGAGGACATCATCATCGACTGCCTCACCTTCCCGATCTCCACCGGTCAGGAGGAGGTCCGCAAGGACGGCATCGAGACGATCAACGCCATCAAGCAGCTCAAGGAGCGCTACCCCGAGGTCCAGACCACGCTCGGGCTGTCGAACATCTCGTTCGGTCTGAACCCGGCCGCCCGTCAGGTGCTGAACTCGGTGTTCCTCTCCGAATGCGTGGACGCGGGCCTCGACACCGCCATCGTGAACTCGGCGAAGATCCTCCCGATGTCGCAGATCCAGGAGGACCAGCGCCAGGCCGCGCTGGACCTGGTCTACGACCGGCGGACCGAGGACCACGACCCGCTGCAGCACTTCATGAACCTCTTCGAGGGCGTGTCGGCGCAGTCGTCGAAGGACCAGCGCGCCGAGGAGCTCGCGGCCATGCCGCTGTTCGAGCGCCTCGCCCAGCGGATCGTCGACGGGAACCGAAACGGTCTCGAGGAGGACCTGAACGCGGGCATGGAGGAGAAGGACCCGCTCGAGATCATCAACACCGACCTGCTCGGTGGCATGAAGGTCGTCGGCGAGCTCTTCGGTGCCGGCAAGATGCAGCTGCCCTTCGTGCTCGCCTCGGCCGAGGTGATGAAGGCGGCCGTGGCCCACCTCGAGCCGCACATGGAGGCGACCGAGAACTCCGGCAAGGGCAAGATCCTGCTGGCGACGGTCAAGGGCGACGTCCACGACATCGGCAAGAACCTCGTCGACATCATCCTGTCGAACAACGGCTACGACGTCGTGAACATCGGCATCAAGCAGCCGATCAACGCGATCCTCGAGGCGGCCGAGGAGAACAAGGTCGACGCCATCGGGATGTCCGGGCTGCTGGTCAAGTCGACCGTGGTCATGAAGGACAACCTCAAGGAGATGAACGACCGGGGGATCGCCGAGAAGTACCCGGTGCTGCTCGGCGGTGCCGCGCTCACCCGCTCCTACGTCGAGAACGACCTCGGCGAGCTCTACCAGGGCGACGTCCGCTACGCCAAGGACGCCTTCGAGGGCCTGCGGCTCATGGACTCCGTCATGACCGGCGAGGGCCCCTCGGAGGACGAGAAGGCCAAGGCCGCCGAGCGCAAGGAGCGCCGCGAGCGGTCCGAGCGGATCAAGGCCAAGCGCGACGCGGAGCGGGAGGAGTCCGAGGACGTCGACCCGGACGCGATCTCCGACGTCGCCCGCCGCATCGAGGTCCCGCAGCCGCCGTTCTGGGGCACCCGCGTCGTGCGCGGCGTCCGGCTCGCCGACTACGCCGCCCTGCTCGACGAGCGCGCGACGTTCTTCGGACAGTGGGGGCTGCGCGGCTCCAAGGGCGGGGACGGCCCCTCCTACGAGGAGCTCGTCGAGACCGAGGGCCGGCCGCGCATGCGCTACTGGCTCGACCGGCTCCAGTCCGAGGGCATCCTCGCCCACGCCGCGATCGTCGCCGGGTACTTCCCGGTGATCTCCGAGGGCCAGGACGTCGTCGTGCTCGACGAGGCCAAGCCCGAGGCCAAGGAGCTCCACCGCTTCTCGTTCCCGCGGCAGAAGCGCGACCGTCGCCTGTGCCTGGCCGACTTCTTCCGCACCCGGGAGGAGGCGACCGAGCTCGGCAGCGTCGACGTCATGCCGATGAACCTCGTGACGATGGGGCAGCCGATCGCGGACTTCGCCAACGAGCTGTTCGCGGCGAACTCCTACCGCGACTACCTCGAGGTCCACGGCCTCGGCGTGCAGCTCACCGAGGCGATGGCCGAGTTCTGGCACCGCCGCGTCCGCGAGGAGCTGACCTTCGCCGACGGGTCGACGATGGCCGACCAGGACCCGGCCGACGTGAACGAGTACTTCAAGCTCGGCTACCGCGGCGCCCGCTACTCCCTGGGCTACGGGGCCTGCCCGAACGTCGAGGACCGGGCCAAGATCGTGGAGCTGCTCGACCCGAGCCGCATCGGGGTCGAGCTCTCGGAGGAGGACCAGCTCCACCCCGAGCAGTCCACCGATGCGCTGGTGGTCCACCACCCGGAGGCCAAGTACTTCAATGCCTGA
- a CDS encoding HAD family hydrolase has protein sequence MPDLAAVLWDMDGTLVDSEGLWSITMTELAAHLGGELSLATREELTGSSLRRTSATVLREVGLPDDGASVEKAGRWLLDRTHEVFAEGLPWRPGARDALAAVRAAGVATALVTSTYRELTEVALDQIGREWFDVTVCGDEVTATKPDPAPYRRACQLLGVDPDACVAVEDSPTGAASAEAAGAWVLVVPAGPPVPAGGRRSFRESLEGLTVSDMRLLRSASVP, from the coding sequence ATGCCTGATCTGGCTGCCGTCCTGTGGGACATGGACGGCACGCTGGTCGACTCCGAGGGTCTGTGGTCGATCACGATGACGGAGCTCGCCGCCCACCTGGGCGGCGAGCTCTCCCTCGCGACCCGTGAGGAGCTGACCGGCTCGAGCCTGCGCCGCACCTCGGCCACGGTGCTGCGCGAGGTCGGTCTTCCCGACGACGGGGCCTCGGTCGAGAAGGCCGGTCGGTGGCTGCTCGACCGCACCCACGAGGTGTTCGCCGAGGGCCTGCCGTGGCGGCCGGGGGCACGGGACGCCTTGGCGGCGGTGCGGGCGGCCGGCGTCGCCACGGCCCTGGTGACGAGCACCTACCGCGAGCTCACCGAGGTCGCGCTGGACCAGATCGGCCGCGAGTGGTTCGACGTCACCGTCTGCGGCGACGAGGTCACGGCCACCAAGCCCGATCCGGCGCCCTACCGGCGGGCCTGCCAGCTGCTGGGCGTCGATCCCGACGCGTGCGTGGCCGTCGAGGACTCGCCGACCGGTGCGGCCTCGGCGGAGGCGGCCGGCGCGTGGGTACTCGTCGTGCCCGCGGGCCCGCCGGTGCCGGCCGGTGGGCGCCGGAGCTTCCGGGAGTCGCTGGAGGGCCTCACCGTGAGCGACATGCGGCTGCTCCGATCGGCGAGCGTGCCCTGA
- a CDS encoding phosphoribosyl-ATP diphosphatase — protein sequence MQASANVKTFDGLFEELSTKARDRPEGSGTVAALDAGVHAQGKKVLEEAGEVWLAAEHETDDKLAEEISQLLYRTQVIMLGRGLTLDDVYKYL from the coding sequence ATGCAAGCATCGGCGAACGTGAAGACGTTCGACGGGCTCTTCGAGGAGCTCAGCACCAAGGCCCGTGACCGTCCCGAGGGCTCGGGCACCGTCGCCGCACTCGACGCCGGAGTCCACGCCCAGGGCAAGAAGGTGCTGGAGGAGGCCGGCGAGGTCTGGCTGGCCGCCGAGCACGAGACCGACGACAAGCTCGCCGAGGAGATCTCCCAGCTGCTCTACCGGACGCAGGTGATCATGCTCGGTCGGGGCCTGACGCTCGACGACGTGTACAAGTACCTCTGA
- the hisG gene encoding ATP phosphoribosyltransferase, producing the protein MLRVAVPNKGSLAEEASRMLRDAGYRQRSDSRDLSLHDRNNGVQFFYLRPKDIATYVSEGQLHLGITGHDLTEESSASVNEVLKLGFGNSAFRYAAPIAKGWTVQDLAGKRIATSFPRLVRANLAQQRISAKDVIRLDGAVEVSIELEVADAIADVVSTGRTLAQHGLEPIGDPILESEAVIVDRNAKFDQQPDSVDITKAKYRFIERLRGVVFARQYVMLDYDCPQVVQDEAVQITPGVQSPTVAPLSLDGWVAVRSMVRRSRVNDVMDELADLGCTGIVTSSLQSCRAVLPGHGGVSSMPGATPPPAESPSSSDPAVARMGVAGR; encoded by the coding sequence ATGCTCCGCGTCGCCGTCCCGAACAAGGGGTCCCTCGCCGAGGAGGCGTCGCGCATGCTGCGCGACGCCGGGTACCGGCAGCGGTCGGACAGCCGTGACCTGTCCCTGCACGACCGCAACAACGGGGTGCAGTTCTTCTACCTGCGCCCCAAGGACATCGCGACCTACGTCTCCGAGGGCCAGCTCCACCTGGGGATCACCGGGCACGACCTGACCGAGGAGTCGTCGGCCTCGGTCAACGAGGTGCTCAAGCTCGGGTTCGGCAACTCGGCGTTCCGCTACGCCGCGCCGATCGCCAAGGGCTGGACCGTGCAGGACCTCGCGGGCAAGCGGATCGCCACGTCCTTCCCGCGGCTGGTGCGCGCGAACCTCGCCCAGCAGCGGATCTCGGCCAAGGACGTCATCCGGCTCGACGGGGCCGTCGAGGTGTCGATCGAGCTCGAGGTCGCCGACGCCATCGCCGACGTCGTCTCGACCGGCCGCACGCTCGCGCAGCACGGTCTCGAGCCGATCGGCGACCCGATCCTCGAGTCCGAGGCCGTCATCGTCGACCGCAACGCCAAGTTCGACCAGCAGCCGGACTCCGTGGACATCACTAAGGCCAAGTACCGGTTCATCGAGCGGCTGCGGGGCGTCGTCTTCGCCCGGCAGTACGTGATGCTCGACTACGACTGCCCCCAGGTCGTCCAGGACGAGGCGGTCCAGATCACGCCCGGCGTGCAGTCGCCGACCGTCGCCCCGCTCTCGCTGGACGGGTGGGTGGCCGTGCGGTCGATGGTGCGCCGCAGCCGGGTCAACGACGTGATGGACGAGCTCGCCGACCTCGGCTGCACCGGCATCGTGACCTCCTCGCTGCAGTCCTGCCGCGCCGTCCTGCCCGGACACGGCGGCGTCAGCTCGATGCCGGGCGCCACCCCGCCCCCGGCCGAGTCGCCCTCGTCGTCCGACCCCGCCGTCGCGCGGATGGGCGTCGCGGGCCGCTGA
- a CDS encoding thioesterase family protein, with amino-acid sequence MTAPVPEPYFRLLDDDRPDGTRVSASASTAGPWFADAQHMGPPSALLIRALERRSGRDDVRLARVTVEVLGKVPVGELEVRAEVTRPGRTIELVTAELAAADPAGGPARAVARAHGWFHGVGDTGDVVTVPGTAMPALPGPDAGTSRDIPDGWLPGYLTSVDWRWITGGLEVRGPGQAWGRLRGQVVEGEEPSPAQRLAAVADSTNGAASRLDLRNWLFVNTDLTLHLHRAPTGEWTGLDADSVIGPEGTGTAYSVLHDELGPVGRAAQALTVRPR; translated from the coding sequence ATGACCGCCCCCGTCCCCGAGCCCTACTTCCGTCTCCTCGACGACGACCGCCCGGACGGCACGCGGGTCTCGGCGTCCGCGTCCACGGCCGGCCCGTGGTTCGCCGACGCCCAGCACATGGGCCCGCCGAGCGCGCTGCTGATCCGGGCCCTGGAGCGGCGCTCGGGCCGGGACGACGTGCGGCTCGCCCGGGTCACCGTGGAGGTGCTCGGCAAGGTCCCGGTCGGCGAGCTCGAGGTGCGCGCGGAGGTCACCCGCCCCGGACGCACGATCGAGCTCGTCACGGCGGAGCTCGCCGCGGCCGACCCGGCCGGCGGCCCGGCGCGGGCGGTCGCCCGCGCGCACGGCTGGTTCCACGGCGTCGGCGACACCGGGGACGTCGTCACGGTGCCGGGCACCGCGATGCCCGCCCTGCCCGGTCCCGACGCCGGGACCTCCCGCGACATCCCCGACGGCTGGCTGCCGGGCTACCTGACCTCGGTGGACTGGCGCTGGATCACCGGTGGCCTGGAGGTCAGGGGGCCCGGGCAGGCGTGGGGGCGGCTGCGCGGCCAGGTCGTCGAGGGCGAGGAGCCGTCGCCGGCCCAGCGACTCGCCGCGGTGGCCGACTCGACGAACGGTGCCGCGAGCCGACTCGACCTGCGGAACTGGTTGTTCGTGAACACCGACCTCACGCTGCACCTCCACCGCGCGCCCACCGGGGAGTGGACCGGGCTGGACGCCGACAGCGTGATCGGCCCCGAGGGCACCGGCACGGCCTACTCGGTGCTCCACGACGAGCTGGGGCCGGTCGGCCGCGCCGCCCAGGCGCTGACCGTCCGGCCCCGCTGA